The Chloroflexus aggregans DSM 9485 genome segment AGCGAGCAACGATTGGGCGCTATGCCCAACTGGTTGGGCGTCTGATTACCGGTCTCAGTGAACATCCGGCCGTCTTGATCGGTCACTCGATGGGTGGCATGATCAGTACAACGTTGGCGCTGCAAGTACCCCAGTTAGTTGACCGTATGGTCTTGATTTGTCCAACCATTTCCGGTCGGCTCTCGTTCTGGATCAACACCTTTGTCTCGCCCATCACAATGATGGAGCGGTTTCCCTTCTTTAGCCGGTTGTTGTCGTTGCTCGAACCATCAATGCTGTCGGTCACCGATAGTTTGATGAAACCGGCCTCATTCGCCGAACGCTCGGCAATCAGTGAAGCTGATTATTTGCGGTTGCGAGCTGATGCACGGCGGCCGGGGCAAGGTCGGGTACGGGCGGAGTGTTTTGTCGCGATGCGTCGGCAGGATCTGAGTGGCCGTCTCCGTGAACTTGAGACTCCAGCACTGGTGATTTGGGGGGCTGAAGATAATACGGTTCCTTTACGTGATGCCGGCGTAGTCGCCGATGAATGGCGTAATGCCGACTTACGGATCGTGCCGAAAGCAGGGCACTGGCCCCACTTTGAGACGCCAGAGGTCACAATGCGTTATATCGCCAGTTACCTCGGCTTACCTTCGCTCATTAGTCAACCTGATGCTTTGGTGCAACCGGCAGAGGTGACGACCCAGATCACCGAGTTTTTGGTCAATTCGCAGCTCGGGAGTGGCCTCAGTCTGGCCCAACGCACACGGCTGGCCGCCCATCTCGAACGACGACGCTACCCGCCGCAAGCTTTGGTTGACCGTATCAACCAAGAATCGACCGATCTTTATCTGGTACAAGAGGGGACGCTAGAGGTTTGGAGTCCGCCGATCGACGGTGATCCAACCAGTCAACGGTTGTTGATGACGGTCGTCGCCGGTCAGATTACCGGTGAAATGTCATTACTCGATGGTGGGCGTCGCAGTGCCGATCTGCGGGCGGGTGAGGAAGGCGTAACGCTCCTGGCATTGCGACGCGAACGGTTGCGAGCGCTGGCCGAGGACGACCCGGCGTTAGGCAATGCCGTCCTCTGGAATATTGCCAGTGCGCTGGCATTACGTTTGCGCCTGGCAAACTGGCAGCAGCAGGGATTGGTGCGTGAGTTGCAGGCGCTGAAGCGATAGTGCTATGCTGTACGTAGGTTGATTGAGTGTAGAGAGCCATGTTGCTCACGAGGGGTAGATAGTGATTATGGAAACGACTAATCATCACACTGTTACGACCGCGTGGTCGGAGCGTGCCACTCTGATCGGTGGCGATGCGATTGTCTTCATCGTGTTTGCGCTGCTTGGCCGCAGTTCACATGGCCTCGTTGATGAAAACCCGTTCCTCGCCGCGATACGGGTTGCCCTTCCCTTCTTCATCGGCTGGCTGGTAGTTGCGCCATGGCTCGGCTTGTTCCGTCATCAGCCGCCGGCGCGGATGGTTGGGTTGACGATGGTAGCGTGGCTACTTGCCCTACCGGTTGGTCTCGGATTGCGCTGGTGGCAACTTGGCCGCTCAAGTCCGTTCAGTTTTGCATTGGTTACCTTTCTGACAGTAGCGGCCCTCTTGTTGATCTGGCGTGGTAGTTACAGTTGGTGGCAACAGCGGCGTTCTGCTTGATATAAAGACGCAAAGGGTTGCTGCCTTGAGGCATCAGTCACCCTTTGCGTCGCACCTATCTCATCCTAACCACTACACACCGACGGCCAATTCGAGCGGTAAGCGCTCATCGATCCAGTACCGTAGACTCGGATAGCGAAGTTCGATACCGAGGTCGTGACGCATTCGCGCGTTGTTCATTCGTACCGATGAAGTGAGCGCCCCGATCACCGAGCGATCAAGACCGGCCCGCAGTCCCACTTGTGGGTCAAACGTGCGTGGTGGTAGCATACCGAGCCGGCGACGTACTTCACTCACGATCTCGATCAGGCGTAGCGGTTCATCATCGCTAACATTGTAGATTGCACCGATCTGCCCCATCTCGACGGTACGGATCAACACCTCTAATGCATCATCAATGTGAATATGAGGTATAAAATTACGCCCGTTGCCGTAAATAGTCAGTTGGCCGCTGGCAATCGCTTCTAGTGGATCACGGTCAGGACCGTAAACGGTGGCCATACGCAGGATTATTGCCGGGAAGCGATAGGCTCGCACCGCTTGCAGAATAATCTGCTCGGCAGTTGCGAGGATTGTGCCGAGCGGGTATGACGGCGCGATTGGGCTATCTTCATCAACCCAATTTTCGCTATGATCGCCGTAAGGGGCTGCGTTGGATGCCCACACATACGCGCGTACCGTGCGGGCTCGCACCGACATAGCAATCAAATGTTGATTCCCGTCAACGTAGAGGGAGCGGAGAAGAGTGGAGCCATCGATTGGCATACGGTTGGTGAGGTTATACACAACCTCAATCTCGTCGGTGATGCCGTCGATGGTTTCAGGGCGGGTAAGATCGCCGATCCAGACTGCCATGCCTAAAGAGGCGAGGCGTTCGACCACGGGGTCTTCAGCGCTATAGACAAGACCGCGCACGTGATGGCCAGCAGCGAGTAGGCGTGCTGCCAGACGCGAGCCGATGTACCCCGCTGCGCCGGCAATCAGATAATTGGTCATAGGTCACCTCGTCGGGTAAGGGCGGGTGACTACGATGACACCGCCCAACTGATAAAGCAGGCTGCACATCGGCGAGTGCGGTGCTTGTCTGTGTAGGTGCAGCGAGTTACTGAATATTGTAACACTCAGTTGATAAAGTTGCCAGCGGAAAATTACCTGACAAAAGATTGACAGAAGGTGGATAGAGGAGAGGAATGCGGCGCCGGGGGTTTTGTAGTTGGAGGGTATGGTTGGGACACAACGCTGCGCCGGCATATGGCCCCGCTGTTCCCTCCTAACAAACGATGGCAACGAGCGGAGAAGGAAGCGGAGCCGGCGGGGTTTCCGGCACCGTAGTGACACAGTGCTACGGTATCCCTACCGCGTAGTCACGTTGCAGTGTCCCTTACCGGCTCCGCCATTCAGATGACCATCACCACACCGTATTACGGAATACGGTCATATGCCGGCAACGTCAGAAACTCAACGAAGTTTGGGTCGGTGGTAATTTCATCGAACAGTTCGGCGGCCTCTCCGTAGCGACCATCTTCGTAGGCCGGGCCGAGAATCTCGCGCACCTTCGCCAGTTCTTCGGGAAGCATTTGCCGGAACAGTTCCACGGTCACTTTACGACCATCCGCCAACACTCCCTTCGGGCTGCGGATCCACTGCCAGATCTGAGCGCGCGATATTTCAGCAGTCGCCGCGTCTTCCATCAGGTTAAAGACCGGCACACACCCATTACCGGCCAACCATGCGCCGAGGTATTGAATCCCGACATTGATGTTGAGCCGTAGTCCCTGCTCGGTAATCGGTTCACTCGGACCAAAGGCCAGCAGATCGGCGGCCGTCACGTGGACATCATCGCGTTGGCGGTTAATCTGATTGGGAGTGGGCATCAGGCGGTCGAAGACCTCCATCGCGACAGGGACGAGGCCGGGGTGAGCCACCCAGGTACCGTCATGCCCATCGTTTGCCTCACGCTCCTTATCGGCACGCACCTTGGCTAACGCTGCTTCATTTGCGACCGGGTCGTTCTTAATCGGGATTTGCGCGGCCATTCCCCCCATCGCATG includes the following:
- a CDS encoding alpha/beta fold hydrolase, which gives rise to MEVFSIDGAQIHALDVGPRQAQLAILIHGWSSSSFAMSPLIPLLSRRFRCIAIDLPGYGESPPLRERATIGRYAQLVGRLITGLSEHPAVLIGHSMGGMISTTLALQVPQLVDRMVLICPTISGRLSFWINTFVSPITMMERFPFFSRLLSLLEPSMLSVTDSLMKPASFAERSAISEADYLRLRADARRPGQGRVRAECFVAMRRQDLSGRLRELETPALVIWGAEDNTVPLRDAGVVADEWRNADLRIVPKAGHWPHFETPEVTMRYIASYLGLPSLISQPDALVQPAEVTTQITEFLVNSQLGSGLSLAQRTRLAAHLERRRYPPQALVDRINQESTDLYLVQEGTLEVWSPPIDGDPTSQRLLMTVVAGQITGEMSLLDGGRRSADLRAGEEGVTLLALRRERLRALAEDDPALGNAVLWNIASALALRLRLANWQQQGLVRELQALKR
- a CDS encoding DUF3054 domain-containing protein, which gives rise to METTNHHTVTTAWSERATLIGGDAIVFIVFALLGRSSHGLVDENPFLAAIRVALPFFIGWLVVAPWLGLFRHQPPARMVGLTMVAWLLALPVGLGLRWWQLGRSSPFSFALVTFLTVAALLLIWRGSYSWWQQRRSA
- a CDS encoding NAD-dependent epimerase/dehydratase family protein, with translation MTNYLIAGAAGYIGSRLAARLLAAGHHVRGLVYSAEDPVVERLASLGMAVWIGDLTRPETIDGITDEIEVVYNLTNRMPIDGSTLLRSLYVDGNQHLIAMSVRARTVRAYVWASNAAPYGDHSENWVDEDSPIAPSYPLGTILATAEQIILQAVRAYRFPAIILRMATVYGPDRDPLEAIASGQLTIYGNGRNFIPHIHIDDALEVLIRTVEMGQIGAIYNVSDDEPLRLIEIVSEVRRRLGMLPPRTFDPQVGLRAGLDRSVIGALTSSVRMNNARMRHDLGIELRYPSLRYWIDERLPLELAVGV